In Boudabousia tangfeifanii, the DNA window CGGGGCATACCGCCGTGCCAAACTTGGAGACTGCAATAGCGGCAGCAATATTTGCTCGTAAAACTGCCTCGGCCATGGGTTTACCCAACAAGAGGTTGGCAATAAGCACGCCAGTGTGGGTATCCCCCACCCCGGTGGTATCCACTCGCGGGCGCAAGAATGCGGGAGTTTGCCGCAAGGGAGCATTTGCATGTTCTTGGAAAATGGAGCCTTCTGCCCCTCGACGCCAAACAATCGCCGCCTCGGGAGGCAACAGCCGACGGCATACTTCTAGTGGATCTTCCCCGTTAAAACGACGAGTTAGCACATTGCCTTGTCGCACGTTCATGGTGAGCAAAGTCGTTTTGGAAAATACCGTATGCAGCAGTTCGAGTGGGACGTCCTCAATTGCTCCCCCCAAAGACAGGGCCAGTTTCACGCCCTCGGGGAGTTCTTCGGCCCATCGGGAAAGCACCCACCCAGAGCCGGGCCCAGCCAAGTCGACTCCAGAAATATAGACACAGTCACCCGGCTTAACTTCAACTCGACGCAAATCTGAAAGCTGTGGATCAGCTTCCACCCCGGGGGAACGAACGGTGGTCATCAGACCATCACTCTGAATTAGTGAGATTGACATGCCCGTATCACCGACCATGTCCTCTACCGCCAAATCAATATTTTCTTCGATTAAAGCTGCACGAACTGCATGCGAATTGGCGCCAGTACCAAGCGGAGAGGCGTGGGAAACCGCTACCCCTTGTCGCCGAGCCGAGGCCGCCACCACGAAGCCATCACCAACTAGAGCCGAGGACGAAGAAGCTGTTACCGAAGTACCTTCAGCAGGCAAATGAGGCACGTGCATCGGCAAGGTCAACAAGGCCGAGGCCGTAGAAACCAGCCGAGGAGCGCCTTCAGTTGTGGCAACGCTTTCCATATTGACTCCTTCGTTCCTAACTATTAGTTGGCATTCCTAACGAAGGGGAAGGCCAAAGTCTGTCGAATATTGGTTCCAGTCAGCAACATAACTAACCGATCTACCCCTAATCCTAAACCACCAGTGGGTGGCATTCCCAAATCTAGCGAGCGCAGGAAGTCTTCATCAATACTCATGGCTTCGGCATCACCAGCGGCTGCCGCCAACGATTGCGCGGTAAATCGCAGTCGCTGATCGCGTGGATCAGTCAGTTCTGTATAGGCCGTTCCGAGTTCCATTCCGAACGCGACCAAGTCCCACCGCTCTGCCAAATCTGGATTCGAACGACTACGACGGGTCAATGGCGAGGTGCTCACCGGGAAATCAATATAGAAGGTGGGCGCTATGGTGTTCGCTTCAACCAGTTCATCGTAGAGTACACCGATTAATTCGCCCCACTGCGGTAACGGCGGTACCGGCAAATCATGGGCCGTACAGATTCGCAGCAGTTCTTCAGCGCTAGTTTCAGTCGTGATCTCTTGCCCCACGGCCTGCGAGATCGCAGTCAATACTGGAATCACAGGCCACGGACCAGATAGGTCAAACTCGGCTAAATCGACTCCGTCAATTTGGGCGATAACTTCAGCTGCAGGCAGGTCAGTTACCGGTCGCAAGCAGATTTCCCGACCATACAGATCGACTGCTGCTCGTTTAATCAACGTTTCAGTCAGCATCCGCATATCGTGGTAGTCTGCACCCACCCGATAGGCTTCTAGCGAGGTGAACTCGGGGTTATGGGTAGCATCGGCTCCTTCGTTTCTAAACGAGCGACCCATTTCGAAAATCGCCTGCATTCCCGCAACTAGGAGTCGCTTGAGGTAAAGTTCTGGGGCGATACGCAAATAGACATCGGTCGAATATGCATTCATTCGGGTGATAAACGGCCGCGCATTCGCACCACCTTTGACCGCGTGAAGCATCGGGGTTTCGACCTCGGTAAAAGCAGCCTCGCTTAAAGTGCGACGGATAGATGCCAGCACTTGGCAACGTCGATAGAAGTTATCGAGGGCGTCTGGCGTCTGCAGCAATTGCAGAGTTCTAAAGCGTGCGCTGGTTTGCGCCTCAAGACGGGTCCCCACTGCTGGCAATGGTCGCAAGCATTTGGCGTTAAGTTTCCATTTGCTAGCGGCTAATGAGATTTGTCCAGTACGCGATCGTGCCGGTTCACCCGCAACGGTAACTAGGTCGCCTAAATCCAAGAGCTTTAGATCGTCCCAATCGGCCTCGCTCAAACGATCCCGCGAGAAAATGATCTGAAGCTTTTCGCTGCGATGATACAAGTCGCAGAAGACTACTCCCCCGTGACGCCGACAAGAACGAATCCGGCCGGATGATAGCACCGGTTGCTTCGCAACTTCCCCAGGTTGCAAGGTCTGAGCTAAAAGCTCAATAGTTTGTAGCTCAAGCCCCGACCCATTGTTCATTTCTTCTTGAGCTGCCGGGTATGGGTCACGCCCTCGGCTAGCTAACAGTTCTGCTTTCGTTCGACGTCCTTGTTCTTGTTCTGACAAGGTAAAACGAGCCATCGCTTCTTCTAGCGAAGTCTCTTCGATTTCTTGCAAATCTTGGAGATAGGCATCGTCAATTTCCCACAAGCGTCCCGAAGGAATCCGCAGGCCCAATGAAGGCAAGAATCCTTCAAGGCGAGCCGAAGCGAGCAACACGCTAGCTCCTTGCGAAGAATGGCGGAAAGCTAAATAGCGCGGGAACCACTCTGGTTGATAACGCGCATTTGATTCGTAAAGCGATTCGAGTTGCCAGAAACGAGAGCCAAAACGCATAAATGCCAGCACGAGCCGTCGCCACCAAGAGGCGTTTACTGCCTCGCCGAGGACGAAAAGCTGTCGGAACATCGCAAAATTGAGAGAAATGCGAGAAATGCCGGTGTCTCGACCATGCTCGATCAAGGCCACGACGCAGGCTTCCACGATGCCATTGACAGATTCGCGGTTGCGGCGCATTAAGTTTAAGGAAAGGCCATTTCGGCCCCAGGGTACGAAGGTTAGCAAACAATGCAGTTCATCGTCTTTGCGTGCCGTAACCACCACTTGACGGGCGTCCTCGGCCTCCAAGATACGATCTAGGCTCATGGTAAAGCCGCGTTCTTCACCCTGGCGGAAAGCTGCGGCAGCCTGCCTCAACTGGGCAACTTCTTCAATCGGAATCTGATCGAGGCGACGCACCTCGATTTCGACACCATGACGATGGGCTCGACGTACCGACTGCATGAGGGCACGCATTTGACTGCTCGTGGCGTCAAAAGTATCAGTGTGAATGATGGCTTCATCGCCCATCATGTGAACATTAAACCCAGCCTGGCGGTAAGCCTGTGCGCCCTTGGTAGAAACCGAAAGCGCCCCTGGAGCCCAGCCATTTTCGAAGCACACGTCGAGCCAGGCTTCAATCGCTTCATTCCAATAGTTTGGGTCACCGAGAGGATCCGAGGCCGCAACGGCAGCTCCCCCAGATACCGCATATGAAATCGCCGCCTTGCCAGAAGGAGCGAAAACGATGGCCCGCTCGGTACGCGTGGCATAGTAACCAAGAGAGTCTTCTGGATATTCGGCCAAGAAGCGACGTACCGCTAAGTCTTCCTCTCTAGTTGAGCCAGGTTCTCCACTTCCACGCAAGAAGATAACAATGGTGGCAATTAAAACGAGCATTGCCGCGATAGAGATGGTCTCGCCCCAAAGCAGAGGACCGGCCGGTAAGGTCTCTTTCGGGAATGGAGACCAGCTGTTACCTAATAGTCGTAAGACCACCCAGCGGGCAGCTTGGTCGGCAGAGGCGAGGCCTCCACGGAAAAGTCGTGCTCCCATGAAACCAAAGGAAGAAACGACTGCGAGACCGCCAACCAAGGTTAATAGTGCTCCGCGCCAAGCACCCCGAACCAAGCGAGCAGTAAATGACGAGCGACCCCAGAAGAGCAGCCAAAGCGCAACCAAATTAGCAAATGCGACAACTAAATTGAGTACCACTTCTACCGTGGTTGCGGGGGCTTCAGTAGTGGTAAGAGTCGCAGGATTAAGCCATAAAGTACTGATATTCGTAACGAATAGTAGTACGAAATAAACGATTAATCCCCACCAAATTATTGCTTTACGGCGAATCGTAATCGAGGCCGCCAAAGCAATCATGGCCGCACTAAACAGCGAGGAAGTGATAGGAATACCGAGCCCATTGGCGTAGCTGGCTACCAGCTGCACCCAGTCCAGTTCGGATAGTGGAGTAAGGAAGAGCAGGAGAGATAACGCGGCTCCAAAGTAGAGCATGCGCCCAAAAATGACGGGAACTGCTCGCTTGAGCTTTACGGTATTAGTCTCCCGTTTGAGCTTGGCCGTATTTGAACTACTAGACGGAATGTGCTGCGTTTCTCCACGGCTCATATATTTTCCTTAGACTTCTGTAACTACCGGGACGATCATCGGACGACGACGGAGGCGACGAGCAACCCAGCGTCCGATCACGCGACGCATGGTTTGCTGTAATTGCTTTGCTGGGACATTGCCTGGCTTGGCTGCTTCCGCTAGCGCTTCGGCCACTTCTACCTGGATTTCCTCAAAGACGGATTCGTCCTCGGCCACCCCACGCATGGTAATGGTTGGGCCGGCAAGCACCGTACCGGTAGTCTTTTCGACTACCGCGTGCACGGCCACGAAACCTTCGGCGCCAAGGACCAAACGATCCTTCAGTTCATCATCACTGAGTTCGCCGATGGACGAGCCATCAACATAAACGTAGTCGCAAGGCACCTGGCCAACGACGCGAGCTTGGCGGTCAACCAAGTCAACGACCACGCCGTCCTCGGCTAGCACCACATTTTCAGGGGCGATACCCGTTTGAATGGCGAGGCGACCATTGGCAACCAAGTGTCGAATTTCGCCGTGGATGGGCATGACATTATCTGGCTGGACAATGTTGTAGCAGTAAAGCAATTCGCCGGCAGAGGCGTGACCCGAAACGTGTACTCGCTTCTGTCCTTGGTGTACTACGTTGGCGCCCAAACGCATCAAACCGTTAATCACTCGGAAGACAGAATTCTCATTGCCAGGGATCAAGGAGGAAGCAAAAATGACGGTATCGCCCGGGTCTACCTCCACGAAGCGGTGAGAGCCAGCAGCGATTCGAGCTAAAGCAGCCATTGGCTCACCTTGCGAACCGGTCGCCATAAAGACCCGCTGTTCGGGCGGCAAGGACATGACATCCTTAGTATCAACCAAAACGCCATCTGGAATCTGCAAGAACTCGAGTTCGTTGGCGATCTTCATATTGCGTTCCATGGAACGGCCAATGAGGCAAACGCGGCGGCCATGAGCGACAGCGGCGTTAATTACCTGCTGGACACGGTGCACGTGTGAAGCAAACGAGGCCACGATGATCTGGCCGGTCGAGGCAGCAAAAACCTGATCGAGTACTGGACCAATTTCGCGTTCATGGGTAGTGAAACCTGGTACTTCCGCATTGGTCGAATCGACGAGGAATAAGTCAACGCCTTCTTCGCCTAAACGAGCGAAAGAACGCAAGTCGGTAATGCGCCCATCGAGTGGAAGCTGATCCATCTTAAAGTCGCCGGTTACCAGCGCAGTGCCCGCGTCAGTGCGAATCATGACAGCTAGGGCGTCTGGAATGGAATGGTTTACTGCCACATATTCCAGTTCGAATGGGTCGAGGACGGTTTCGTCGCCCTCGGCCACTACTACCAACTTAGGATTTTCGATGTGATGTTCCTTCAGCTTCGGCTCTAGGAACGCAAGAGTGAGTTCAGAACCGTAGATCGGAATATCAGAGCGAAGGCGAAGCAAGTAAGGCACCGCCCCAATGTGGTCTTCGTGGCCATGAGTCAAGACCATGCCAACCACATCATCTAGGCGATCTGCGATAGCCGAGAAATCTGGCAAGATCAGATCAACCCCAGGCTGGTTTTCCTCGGGGAAAAGCACCCCACAGTCTACGATTAACAGCTTGCCTTCGGTTTCGAAAACAGTCATGTTACGTCCAACTTCCCCAAGGCCACCTAGTGGGGTGACGCGTAGGGCGTTGGAAGCAAGCGGGGCAGGTTCTGGCAGATTATCGTATAAAGGCTTCACAGTATTATTGTGCCTCACTTTTGTTGATTTTTTTGGTTAACAGTTTTGTTTTACCCAACCAAATAGGGTCATAAGGTGGCTAGTGCCTCGCGAAGTTCTTTGAGTTCTTTTTCGCTGGCTGGCACTAGTGGTAGACGACAAGTATTGCCTGCAATAATGCCGGTTTCTACCATTGCCGCCTTAGCCATGACGGCACCTTGGCCGCCACCCATGATGGCGTTAATAATCGGGCGTAGCTTGGCCTGAGTTTGGCGAGCAGTTTCCAATTCGCCGGCATCAACTGCGTCAACCAAAGCTCGCAATTGTGGCGCTGCCACGTGACCGACTACGGAAACACAGCCGACTGCCCCATTAGCCAAGAAGCTAAGGTTTAAGCCGTCGTCGCCACTGTAGTAGGCCAAGCCGGTGCGTTCAGCACGCGCAGTTCCGAGGGCGGGATCACCGGTTGCATCCTTTACTGCCACAATCTGCTCGATCTTCGCTAGCCGATCAAGGGTTTCATCTGCAAAAGCAATCCCGGTGCGTCCAGGAATGTCATAGAGCATGCAGGGCAAGTCATTGGAAGCCACGATCTTGGTGACGTGCTGGTATAGGCCTTCCTGGGAAGGACGGTTGTAGTAAGGGGCGCAAACTAGCATGCCTTCGGCCCCAGCTTCTTGCGCGTCCTGAGCCATGGCGATGGCGTGGGTAGTGTCGTTGGTGCAAACTCCGGAGTAAACCATGGCGCGGCCAGCGGCAACGGATACTGCGGTGCGAATTAGTTCTCGTTTTTCTGGACGGTGAGTGGTGGGGGCTTCCCCAGTGGTGCCAGAGACGAGGAGGGCGTCACAACCACCTTCGATTAGGTGTTCGACTAGTTTGCTGTAGCTGTTGAAATCGATGTCCCCGTCCTCGTGCATGGGGGTAACCATAGCTACTGACAGGGATCCAAATGGGCGTTTTTGACTCATGATATAAAACTATCCTTATTTCGCTGGCTTGTCACGATGCCAGACTAATTATCTGAAATTTGGGTGAACCAAAGTTTTTCTTTCTCGGTGACTTGGGCAATTTGTCCTTGCCGACCAGCGGTGGTGGGGGCAAAACCTGTCGAGTTAAAGAATCTTTGGCGCGGACTATCATTGGTGGAAATAAATACTCCGAGCCGTTGACTGTTGAGTTTGGCATGGTCCACTACTGCTTGTAGTAGTCGTGAGCCGTGACCTTTGCGCTGCTCCGCTTGGGTGATATAGAACGATACCACCAGCGCGTCACCGTCATTTTCGCTAAAGGCAGCATAGCCAACCACCTGATTATCGGCGGTCGCGACTAGCAAGGTTTCCCCATCTGGTGAGGCCATGGCAGCTTCCCAACTACCAGCGATCGTGGCCTCAGAGGGTAACTGTGAAAAGTCACTTAGACCGAGGGCGGTGAGTCTGGCCTGTAGGTCCTCACGAGTTAATTCCGCAATAGCTTCAACATCTTTGGGACGCGCAAGACGAGCCGCGTTCTTACTACTCATTCGGCAAATCCATCACGGTGTCGAGCCCAATGTGCAGGCCTGTCGAGAGACGGTGAATATTGCGGGCAGCAAGCACTACGCCAGGCATATAGCACGCCCGATCTGTGGTGTCAGTGCGCACGATCAAGGTTTCACCGGCGTTACCAAAAATGATTTCTTCGCTGGCCATATAGCCGCGGGCACGTACCGCGTGAACGTGTACGCCGTGCAGTTTGGCGCCGCGGGCTCCGTCTTCGTCATATTCGGTGGCATCTGGTGAGTCACCTAATCCAGCCTCTTTTCGCGCCTCGGAAATCACTTGTGCCGTGTGGGCCGCGGTTCCCGAGGGGGCATCGAGTTTGTCTGGGTGGTGCATTTCGATTACTTCGGCGGACTCGAAGTAGCGGGCGGCCTCGGCAGCAAAACGCATGGCCAAAACGGCGCTAATTGCAAAGTTGGGGACGATTAGGGCGCGAGTCTTTTCAAGTGCGGGGAGGACAAACTTGGTGTCAGCTTCGCTCCAACCCGAAGTTCCCACAATGACGTCACAGCCGGCCATGGCACAGGCTAGAACATGCGCTTGGCTTACTTGCGGGTTGGTGAAGTCGATGGCGACCTCGGCCCCGTTAAGGGTTTCTGCGGTGAGATCATCATTGCGATCTAGTTCGGCCACGAGTTCGAGGTCGTCTGCGGCGTTAACGGCGCGAACAACTTGGGAGCCCATGCGACCTTCGGCTCCGATAACAGCAATCTTTTTCATTCTGGTTTCCTTTTCTGGCGTTTTCTTAAGCTTAGTCGGCGATTGGTTGAGAGCTAACGGTAGCCACGAGCCGTGGCCTAGCGTATAGCTCGGCAGCTAGATCTTTCACCCCATCGACGGTGACTTGGCTGATTCTCTCGAGTTGATCGCTTAGTCGTTCTAGGTGTCCCAGGGAAACTTCGGAGCGTCCAAGTCGGTACATGCGGGCGTAGTTGTCTTCCATGCCGAGGGCGAGCGCTCCACGGGATTGGCCGACGATACGATCGATTTCTTCTTGGGTGGGGCCTTCAGTGGCGAGCTTTTCCCATTCTTGCAGCATAAGTGTTTCGACACTGCCCAGGTTTTCTGCCTTGGTTCCGGCATACATGCCGAAGCTGCCGGCCTCAGTGTAGGAGTGGTCAAAAGCGAAAGTGGTGTATGCCAAACCGCGCTTTTCCCGGATTTCTTGGAACAGTCGCGAGGACATGCCTGAGCCGAGGATGGACGCGAGCACCATCATGGTGGGTTTACGTTCATCGGCGAGGGCCAAAGAGCGGGTGCCGACCGCGATTTGGGCCTGTTCCACGGTTTTGGTGAAGTGGTCGCGGGCGGCGACTAGGTCAGGGATGGCTCCGACTGGGCGTGGTGGGTTGGGAGCGACGAGGCTGGTGGTATCCCAGCCACCCTTAGCAAGAGCCTCCCCTACTAGTTTGACTAGTTGTTCGTGTTCGACTGCGCCAGCGACTGACACGATTAGGTTCGGGGACTGGTAGGTACGCTGGTAGTGTTCCCAGATGGCCTCGCGGGTTACCGCGTTTACGGTGTCTTTAGTGCCACCAACTGGTCGCGCCAAAGGCGAGCCAGCATAGGCAATTGCCGAATATCGCTCGAAAAGGATATCGGTCGGATCATCTTCTGCCGCAGCAAGTTCTTCTAAAATAACGCCACGTTCGAGTTTCATCTGGTCTGCATCGAGGATCGAGGAGGTGACCTGATCGATCAGAATTTCGATGGCCATAGGAAGATCCTCGGCCAGCACGCGCGCATGATAGTTGGTGTAGTCCTTGGAAGTGGCGGCGTTAGTTTGTCCTCCAACTTGGTCAAAGGCGCTAGCAATTTGAAGGGCCGTGCGAGTTTTGGTTCCTTTAAAAAGCAGGTGCTCCAAGAAGTGAGTGGAACCGTAATGCCCATCGGTTTCGTCACGCGAACCGACTGGAAGCCAAAGCCCGATTGCAACCGATCGGGTAGCGGGAACTTGTTGACTAATGACTCGCACGCCTCCGGGGAGGACTGAACGAGTAATAGTCGAACCGTCCTCGTCCAACTGCACAAAGGCGGCAGGGTCGTTGGCGGGTAGTGCGGGTAAATCGATGAAATGAGTTTGCTTGCTAGTCACCCTGTTCATGTTACCCGATTGTTTTGTCCCTGCGTGAACGATAAACTGAGAGCCTTAAACCTAAGGAGGAATCATGGCTGACGCTGCCCGCGCTCGTAAAGTAGCTGATCGAATTCAGCAGACTGTGGCCCAAATGCTAGAACGACGAATTAAGGATCCACGTCTTGGTTTCGTGACGATTACTGATGTTCGTGTCACTGGCGATCTGCAGAATGCCACCATTTTCTACACTGTTTTTGGCGATGAAAAAGCCCGTAAGGATAGTGCCGCTGCTTTGGCTTCAGCTAAGGGCATGATTCGTTCCCAGGTGGGAAAGGCACTTGGCATTCGCCTCACTCCCCACTTGGAATTCCAGCTGGATGCCCTGCCTGAAACTGCCGCTTCGCTAGAGGAAAAATTGGCTCAGGCTAAGGCACATGATGAACAGGTAGCGGCTTTGGCTGCCGAGGCCCAGCCAGCAGGTGAAGCTAATCCGTATCGTTCTGCTCTTTCGGAAGACGGAGTAGACGAAGACGAGCTAGTTGGTTTCCAGGGTTTCGATGACGACGAACTCTAAGCCTTCACGTCGGTCACGTCGAGGACGCACTGAACGCCCACCGCGACCACCCCGCCCAGCCGGTTTCGATTTACCGCGGGCAAAGGTTAGCGCCAAAGACGGTCTTTTGATCGTTGATAAACCCTTGGGGTTTTCCTCGCATGACGTAGTGGGGATGGTGCGCCGTTTGGCCGCTACCAAAAAGGTGGGACATGCGGGCACGCTCGATCCGCAAGCTTCTGGGGTGCTAGTCATTGGGATTGGCAAGGCCACGAAACTTCTGACCTATCTGGTGGGTAAGGATAAGAGCTATCGCGCAACCATCCGCTTGGGGCAGAGCACTGAAACTGACGATGCGGCGGGAGAGTTGCTTCAGACTTGGGATGCGAGGCACCTAAGCTCAATCGAAATCGATCAAGCTTTGGCCACCTTTAAGGGTGAAATTATGCAAGTCCCGACCAAGGTCAGTGCCATTAAAATAGATGGCAAGCGCGCCTACCAAATGGCTCGCGACGGCGAGGAGGTCAAACTAGCAGCACGGCCAGTAACTATTTCGCAAATCCGTCGAGTCAGCAGCTTGCGCCGCCAAAGTGGTCCCAACAATGAAACCTTATGGGATTTTGACGTCGTAGTGGATTGCAGTTCTGGCACTTATATTCGGGCGATCGCTCGTGATCTTGGTGAAGCTTTGGGCATGGGCGGTCATTTAGTGGCTTTGCGTCGTACCCGGGTGGGTAGCTACGACCTGTCTCAGGCTCAGACGGTGTTACAGTTGGGCTCACAAATCGCCCTCGATAATGAAGCTGAGCAACCACAGGGTTTGTCTGTCATTGATTTGGCTACAGTTTGTCAGCAGAACTTCCCGGTTCGGATAGTGACTCCACTAGAAGCAAAGGCCCTAAGCTACGGCCAGTTTTTGCCAGCGCATGAGACTGGGGAGATTTATGCCGAGTTAACTGCGGACCATACCGTGGTAGCGTTGACAAAGAATCAGGGCAAAAAAGCGCGACCAGTTTATGTGTTAGCTCCAGCCTAGTGAGCTGACTTTAGAAGGAATAGTAGAGTAATGCAGATTGCTAAGGAGTTATCACAGCTCCCCTCGGGGCTTGCTTGCGTGACCACCATCGGCATCTTCGATGGGGTTCATCGTGGGCACCAAGAACTGATTAACCAAGTGGTTTCTTTGGCGAAAAAGTACCAGGTGCAGGCATGGGCGGTAACTTTCGATCCGCATCCGGCGGTTTTGCATGCGCCCGAAAAGTACATCCGGCTAATTACCCCGATTTCTGACCGGTTAAATGCCTTGGCGGCGATGGGCCTCGATGGGGTCTTGGTTGCTCCATATACTTGGGACTTGGCAGCCCTAACCCCTCGGGAGTTTGTTTCGCAGTATTTTGTTTCGGCTCTTGGAGTCAAAGCTGTGGTCGTTGGCAGTGATGTCCGTTTTGGTAAGGACAATGCAGGCGATTTAACGACTTTGCGCGAGTTGGGCCAGGAGTTTGGTTTTGAAGTCGTGGTCGTTGATGAACAGCAACACGATGATGGTCGCCGTTTCTCTTCCACTTGGGTGCGTCAAGCACTGGCTACCGGTCAGGTGTCTGAGGTGGCTGAGGTTTTGGGGCACTATCACCGCGTTCGTGGTCAGGTAGTTCATGGCGCTAAACGAGGGCGCGAATTGGGGTTCCCCACCGCCAATTTGGATGCCGAAACCCTAGGTGAGGTTCCCGCTGATGGAGTTTATGCTGGGTGGTTGATTAGAGCCATTCCAGGTACCAATGCCGAGGAACGACTGGCAGTTGCCATTTCGGTGGGCACGAACCCACAGTTTGAGGGACAAAAACGCACAATTGAGGCACATGTTTTGGGTCGCTCAGACCTCAATCTATATGGCCAAGAGGTGGCAGTAGATTTTGTGAAGCGAATCCGGCCCATGTGGAAATTTGATTCCTTGGAACAACTCTTAGCTCAAATG includes these proteins:
- a CDS encoding PfkB family carbohydrate kinase; translated protein: MESVATTEGAPRLVSTASALLTLPMHVPHLPAEGTSVTASSSSALVGDGFVVAASARRQGVAVSHASPLGTGANSHAVRAALIEENIDLAVEDMVGDTGMSISLIQSDGLMTTVRSPGVEADPQLSDLRRVEVKPGDCVYISGVDLAGPGSGWVLSRWAEELPEGVKLALSLGGAIEDVPLELLHTVFSKTTLLTMNVRQGNVLTRRFNGEDPLEVCRRLLPPEAAIVWRRGAEGSIFQEHANAPLRQTPAFLRPRVDTTGVGDTHTGVLIANLLLGKPMAEAVLRANIAAAIAVSKFGTAVCPEADQIDRIILHEGLDAEAMAVVYQP
- the lysX gene encoding bifunctional lysylphosphatidylglycerol synthetase/lysine--tRNA ligase LysX, which encodes MSRGETQHIPSSSSNTAKLKRETNTVKLKRAVPVIFGRMLYFGAALSLLLFLTPLSELDWVQLVASYANGLGIPITSSLFSAAMIALAASITIRRKAIIWWGLIVYFVLLFVTNISTLWLNPATLTTTEAPATTVEVVLNLVVAFANLVALWLLFWGRSSFTARLVRGAWRGALLTLVGGLAVVSSFGFMGARLFRGGLASADQAARWVVLRLLGNSWSPFPKETLPAGPLLWGETISIAAMLVLIATIVIFLRGSGEPGSTREEDLAVRRFLAEYPEDSLGYYATRTERAIVFAPSGKAAISYAVSGGAAVAASDPLGDPNYWNEAIEAWLDVCFENGWAPGALSVSTKGAQAYRQAGFNVHMMGDEAIIHTDTFDATSSQMRALMQSVRRAHRHGVEIEVRRLDQIPIEEVAQLRQAAAAFRQGEERGFTMSLDRILEAEDARQVVVTARKDDELHCLLTFVPWGRNGLSLNLMRRNRESVNGIVEACVVALIEHGRDTGISRISLNFAMFRQLFVLGEAVNASWWRRLVLAFMRFGSRFWQLESLYESNARYQPEWFPRYLAFRHSSQGASVLLASARLEGFLPSLGLRIPSGRLWEIDDAYLQDLQEIEETSLEEAMARFTLSEQEQGRRTKAELLASRGRDPYPAAQEEMNNGSGLELQTIELLAQTLQPGEVAKQPVLSSGRIRSCRRHGGVVFCDLYHRSEKLQIIFSRDRLSEADWDDLKLLDLGDLVTVAGEPARSRTGQISLAASKWKLNAKCLRPLPAVGTRLEAQTSARFRTLQLLQTPDALDNFYRRCQVLASIRRTLSEAAFTEVETPMLHAVKGGANARPFITRMNAYSTDVYLRIAPELYLKRLLVAGMQAIFEMGRSFRNEGADATHNPEFTSLEAYRVGADYHDMRMLTETLIKRAAVDLYGREICLRPVTDLPAAEVIAQIDGVDLAEFDLSGPWPVIPVLTAISQAVGQEITTETSAEELLRICTAHDLPVPPLPQWGELIGVLYDELVEANTIAPTFYIDFPVSTSPLTRRSRSNPDLAERWDLVAFGMELGTAYTELTDPRDQRLRFTAQSLAAAAGDAEAMSIDEDFLRSLDLGMPPTGGLGLGVDRLVMLLTGTNIRQTLAFPFVRNAN
- a CDS encoding ribonuclease J; translated protein: MKPLYDNLPEPAPLASNALRVTPLGGLGEVGRNMTVFETEGKLLIVDCGVLFPEENQPGVDLILPDFSAIADRLDDVVGMVLTHGHEDHIGAVPYLLRLRSDIPIYGSELTLAFLEPKLKEHHIENPKLVVVAEGDETVLDPFELEYVAVNHSIPDALAVMIRTDAGTALVTGDFKMDQLPLDGRITDLRSFARLGEEGVDLFLVDSTNAEVPGFTTHEREIGPVLDQVFAASTGQIIVASFASHVHRVQQVINAAVAHGRRVCLIGRSMERNMKIANELEFLQIPDGVLVDTKDVMSLPPEQRVFMATGSQGEPMAALARIAAGSHRFVEVDPGDTVIFASSLIPGNENSVFRVINGLMRLGANVVHQGQKRVHVSGHASAGELLYCYNIVQPDNVMPIHGEIRHLVANGRLAIQTGIAPENVVLAEDGVVVDLVDRQARVVGQVPCDYVYVDGSSIGELSDDELKDRLVLGAEGFVAVHAVVEKTTGTVLAGPTITMRGVAEDESVFEEIQVEVAEALAEAAKPGNVPAKQLQQTMRRVIGRWVARRLRRRPMIVPVVTEV
- the dapA gene encoding 4-hydroxy-tetrahydrodipicolinate synthase gives rise to the protein MSQKRPFGSLSVAMVTPMHEDGDIDFNSYSKLVEHLIEGGCDALLVSGTTGEAPTTHRPEKRELIRTAVSVAAGRAMVYSGVCTNDTTHAIAMAQDAQEAGAEGMLVCAPYYNRPSQEGLYQHVTKIVASNDLPCMLYDIPGRTGIAFADETLDRLAKIEQIVAVKDATGDPALGTARAERTGLAYYSGDDGLNLSFLANGAVGCVSVVGHVAAPQLRALVDAVDAGELETARQTQAKLRPIINAIMGGGQGAVMAKAAMVETGIIAGNTCRLPLVPASEKELKELREALATL
- a CDS encoding GNAT family N-acetyltransferase, with the protein product MSSKNAARLARPKDVEAIAELTREDLQARLTALGLSDFSQLPSEATIAGSWEAAMASPDGETLLVATADNQVVGYAAFSENDGDALVVSFYITQAEQRKGHGSRLLQAVVDHAKLNSQRLGVFISTNDSPRQRFFNSTGFAPTTAGRQGQIAQVTEKEKLWFTQISDN
- the dapB gene encoding 4-hydroxy-tetrahydrodipicolinate reductase, with protein sequence MKKIAVIGAEGRMGSQVVRAVNAADDLELVAELDRNDDLTAETLNGAEVAIDFTNPQVSQAHVLACAMAGCDVIVGTSGWSEADTKFVLPALEKTRALIVPNFAISAVLAMRFAAEAARYFESAEVIEMHHPDKLDAPSGTAAHTAQVISEARKEAGLGDSPDATEYDEDGARGAKLHGVHVHAVRARGYMASEEIIFGNAGETLIVRTDTTDRACYMPGVVLAARNIHRLSTGLHIGLDTVMDLPNE
- a CDS encoding M16 family metallopeptidase, which translates into the protein MTSKQTHFIDLPALPANDPAAFVQLDEDGSTITRSVLPGGVRVISQQVPATRSVAIGLWLPVGSRDETDGHYGSTHFLEHLLFKGTKTRTALQIASAFDQVGGQTNAATSKDYTNYHARVLAEDLPMAIEILIDQVTSSILDADQMKLERGVILEELAAAEDDPTDILFERYSAIAYAGSPLARPVGGTKDTVNAVTREAIWEHYQRTYQSPNLIVSVAGAVEHEQLVKLVGEALAKGGWDTTSLVAPNPPRPVGAIPDLVAARDHFTKTVEQAQIAVGTRSLALADERKPTMMVLASILGSGMSSRLFQEIREKRGLAYTTFAFDHSYTEAGSFGMYAGTKAENLGSVETLMLQEWEKLATEGPTQEEIDRIVGQSRGALALGMEDNYARMYRLGRSEVSLGHLERLSDQLERISQVTVDGVKDLAAELYARPRLVATVSSQPIAD